The proteins below come from a single Rhodothermales bacterium genomic window:
- a CDS encoding SLBB domain-containing protein yields the protein MAQEMRLGDGVRVTIFNVDDDVSGDYFVMTDWTMQLPYIGMVSVNERPFDAVRSEIMERYRQIYRDPELSVQPLFRVSVLGEVRDPGIYFVTGYERLTDLMAMAGGETLDADLDQLYLLREGDKININAKEILKRGDTLSDFGLMSGDQLYVSRVGLVSYRNASLLISGVGVIATVAAIFIARR from the coding sequence ATGGCCCAGGAAATGCGCCTCGGCGACGGCGTCCGCGTCACCATTTTCAACGTCGACGACGACGTCAGCGGGGATTATTTCGTGATGACGGACTGGACGATGCAGTTGCCCTACATCGGCATGGTGAGTGTGAACGAGCGGCCTTTCGACGCCGTCCGCAGCGAGATCATGGAACGCTACCGCCAGATCTATCGCGACCCCGAGCTGTCCGTCCAGCCGCTGTTTCGCGTCAGCGTGCTCGGCGAAGTGCGCGATCCGGGGATTTATTTCGTGACCGGTTACGAGCGGTTGACCGATCTGATGGCGATGGCCGGCGGCGAGACGCTCGACGCCGATCTGGACCAGCTCTACCTCCTGCGCGAGGGCGACAAGATCAACATCAACGCCAAGGAAATCCTCAAGCGGGGCGACACCCTCTCGGATTTCGGCCTCATGTCCGGCGACCAGCTGTACGTCTCGCGGGTCGGCCTCGTCAGTTACCGCAACGCCTCTTTGCTCATTTCCGGCGTGGGAGTGATCGCCACCGTCGCCGCCATCTTTATCGCTCGACGTTAA
- a CDS encoding polysaccharide biosynthesis tyrosine autokinase translates to MGTPLLESGNNYNPFTQGPKKDPLLTFGDLIQIVYRHKHVLIITTILFAALAVAYTMVTKPVYQANVTLKKEQNTAKGGPVDDFSRILFAQQAMDQIDTEAQLLTSRQVLESVVLELDLLVTVGQFQVPDLIDYAFDMSLAEYQHELDQHPESGVPRIKIDEYNVKPGFRTVPGGSYRLRVNERGLLELHDMEVDSLLAMASSTREAVFTLPHFTMRVDWPNPVAGSELRFETGTPERVVGDLGDQIDVENPPNTTLLRATVRSNSPYMAQLIANTLATSFQASRFEHKREAIRYSSKFIDDQLTEITTNLRRSEDSLSTFRGRNRITSIDEGTRETIEFITQLESEKVQTELELAQYESRYETLKGQFSEKGFFDQTYLTPQTDQNSNYTPFSTLLEQLTRAELERLELLQRRTPSHPDVIAIDERIAEIKSNLAEFNENTITAYDVIIKSLRKKRDNLNGLIRSYNARVANIASNEGQLMALQRERDLNEKMYLMLADKREEMRLAELSNVQDIIIVESAVLPIEPILPRRTITVLIGTVLGLLAGLTLVFLIEFQGKTIMSIREVEEGLMLPVLAIMPTFPAEFREKIRRGYHLRNHLDLLTDTRYGFKESYRMLRTKLSFTLSTKRSPTKNNILFTSCEEDTGKTTIVTNFSLLLALAGKRILVIDCDLKNPSVGRFFGIPFNAPGLIDFILHDYITVPDIYRPLEDDTYRDAPFFNPTIRMVDQELSLTSPSLHLDVIPAGGSVEHSSELLDSEKFKDFLFEISGSYDYVLIDTPPVTRTVDAMTIGSFIKNAVVIVRPGHTRKDNLSRAIQDFRQFNVHLLGSVINACDIKRFANDYGYGYGYGYNYRYESDVPRLPAAEAAS, encoded by the coding sequence ATGGGCACTCCACTCCTAGAAAGCGGAAACAACTACAATCCCTTCACCCAGGGACCGAAAAAAGACCCGCTTCTGACGTTCGGCGACCTCATCCAGATCGTGTACCGGCACAAGCATGTGCTCATCATCACGACGATCCTCTTCGCCGCGCTCGCCGTCGCCTACACGATGGTCACCAAGCCCGTCTACCAGGCCAATGTGACGCTCAAAAAAGAGCAGAATACCGCCAAAGGAGGGCCCGTAGACGATTTCAGCCGCATCCTGTTCGCGCAGCAGGCGATGGACCAGATCGACACCGAGGCCCAGCTGCTCACGTCGCGCCAGGTGCTGGAGAGCGTCGTGCTCGAACTCGACCTGCTGGTGACGGTTGGCCAGTTCCAGGTGCCGGACTTGATCGATTACGCGTTCGACATGTCGCTGGCCGAATATCAGCACGAGCTGGATCAGCACCCCGAGAGCGGCGTGCCGCGCATCAAGATCGACGAATACAACGTCAAGCCCGGCTTTCGCACGGTCCCGGGCGGCTCGTACCGGCTGCGCGTCAACGAGCGCGGCCTGCTCGAATTGCACGACATGGAGGTGGACAGCCTGCTCGCGATGGCGTCGTCCACCCGCGAGGCCGTGTTTACGCTCCCGCACTTCACCATGCGGGTGGATTGGCCGAATCCGGTGGCTGGCAGCGAACTGCGGTTCGAGACGGGCACCCCGGAACGCGTCGTGGGCGACCTCGGGGACCAGATCGATGTCGAGAATCCGCCGAACACCACCCTGCTCCGCGCCACGGTGCGTTCGAACTCGCCGTACATGGCGCAGCTGATCGCCAACACCCTCGCGACGTCGTTTCAGGCCTCCCGCTTCGAGCACAAACGGGAAGCCATCCGCTATTCGTCCAAGTTTATCGACGACCAGCTGACCGAGATCACGACCAACCTGCGGCGTTCCGAGGACAGCCTGAGCACCTTCCGGGGGCGCAATCGGATCACGAGCATCGACGAAGGGACGCGCGAGACGATCGAGTTCATCACCCAGCTCGAGTCTGAAAAGGTGCAGACCGAACTCGAACTGGCGCAGTACGAAAGCCGGTACGAGACGCTCAAGGGGCAGTTCAGCGAAAAAGGGTTCTTCGACCAGACCTACCTCACGCCGCAAACCGATCAGAACAGCAACTATACGCCGTTCTCGACCCTGCTCGAACAGCTCACACGAGCCGAGCTGGAGCGCCTCGAACTGCTCCAGCGCCGCACGCCGAGCCATCCGGACGTGATCGCCATCGACGAGCGGATCGCGGAAATCAAATCCAACCTCGCCGAATTCAACGAGAACACGATCACGGCCTATGACGTGATCATCAAATCGCTCCGCAAGAAACGCGACAACCTGAACGGCCTGATCCGCTCCTACAACGCCCGGGTGGCGAACATCGCCAGCAACGAAGGACAGCTGATGGCGCTGCAGCGCGAGCGGGACCTGAACGAGAAGATGTACCTCATGCTGGCCGACAAGCGCGAAGAGATGCGTCTGGCCGAGCTGTCGAACGTGCAGGACATCATCATCGTCGAGAGCGCGGTGCTCCCGATCGAGCCGATCCTGCCGCGCCGGACGATCACCGTCCTGATCGGCACCGTGCTGGGCCTGCTCGCCGGCCTCACGCTCGTCTTCCTGATCGAATTCCAGGGCAAGACGATCATGAGCATCCGGGAGGTGGAGGAAGGATTGATGCTGCCGGTGCTGGCCATCATGCCTACCTTCCCCGCCGAGTTCCGCGAGAAGATCCGCCGCGGCTATCACCTGCGCAATCACCTCGACCTGCTCACCGACACCCGCTACGGATTCAAGGAATCCTACCGCATGCTGCGCACGAAGCTGAGCTTCACGCTCTCCACCAAGCGGAGCCCCACCAAAAACAACATCCTGTTTACGAGCTGCGAGGAGGACACGGGCAAGACGACCATCGTCACCAACTTCTCGCTGCTCCTGGCCCTGGCCGGCAAGCGCATTCTCGTCATCGACTGCGACCTCAAAAACCCGAGCGTGGGCCGGTTCTTCGGGATCCCGTTCAACGCGCCGGGCCTCATCGACTTCATCCTGCACGACTACATCACCGTGCCCGACATCTACCGGCCGCTCGAAGACGACACCTACCGCGACGCCCCGTTTTTTAACCCGACGATCCGGATGGTCGACCAGGAGCTGAGCCTCACGAGTCCGTCGCTGCATCTCGACGTCATCCCCGCCGGCGGATCCGTCGAGCATTCGAGCGAGCTGCTCGACTCCGAGAAATTCAAGGACTTCCTGTTCGAGATTTCGGGGTCGTACGACTACGTGCTCATCGATACGCCGCCCGTGACGCGAACGGTCGACGCCATGACCATCGGCAGCTTCATCAAAAACGCCGTCGTGATCGTCCGCCCCGGCCATACACGCAAGGACAACCTCAGCCGCGCGATCCAGGACTTTCGGCAGTTCAACGTGCACCTGCTGGGCAGCGTGATCAATGCGTGCGACATCAAGCGCTTCGCCAACGATTACGGCTACGGATATGGCTACGGCTACAACTACCGGTACGAATCGGACGTCCCGCGGCTGCCGGCGGCGGAAGCCGCCAGCTGA
- a CDS encoding sugar transferase → MSLQELSGISEERPFDPLPVLIQQIRLEEQSRIVYRVTKRIFDFTVSLALILLAMPLMIVIGLAVKLTSAGPILFRQERVGKGGEPFTFVKFRSMTHKADTAIHEAYMRKLIRGEVGNGEDGEGTDGSMYKLNNDPRVTEFGRFLRKTSLDELPQLFNVLSGSMSLVGPRPPIPYEVSAYKSWHMQRLRVKPGVTGLWQVSGRSATTFDEMVRLDIDYIQRRSLALDVRILLKTIPAALNTKTAA, encoded by the coding sequence ATGAGTTTGCAAGAGTTGAGCGGGATCTCCGAGGAACGTCCATTCGATCCTCTGCCTGTCCTCATCCAACAGATCCGGTTGGAAGAACAGTCGCGCATCGTTTACCGGGTCACCAAACGGATATTCGATTTTACCGTATCGCTGGCGCTCATCCTGCTGGCGATGCCGTTGATGATCGTCATCGGCCTGGCCGTCAAGCTGACGTCCGCCGGCCCGATCCTCTTCCGCCAGGAGCGGGTGGGCAAGGGAGGCGAACCCTTTACGTTCGTCAAATTCCGTTCGATGACCCACAAGGCCGACACGGCGATCCACGAAGCCTACATGCGAAAACTGATCCGGGGCGAGGTCGGCAACGGCGAGGACGGCGAAGGGACCGACGGGTCGATGTATAAATTGAATAATGATCCCCGGGTCACCGAATTCGGCCGTTTTCTGCGCAAGACCAGCCTCGACGAACTCCCGCAGCTGTTCAATGTGCTTTCCGGTTCGATGAGCCTGGTCGGGCCTCGACCGCCCATCCCCTACGAAGTCAGCGCCTACAAAAGCTGGCACATGCAGCGTCTCCGCGTGAAACCCGGCGTCACCGGCCTGTGGCAGGTGAGCGGGCGCAGCGCGACGACATTCGATGAGATGGTTCGGCTGGACATCGACTACATCCAGCGACGGTCGCTCGCGCTCGATGTCCGCATCCTGCTCAAGACGATCCCGGCTGCACTGAATACCAAAACCGCCGCCTGA
- a CDS encoding Gfo/Idh/MocA family oxidoreductase, with the protein MIKLGVIGCGYWGPNLIRNFKKTSGCDVAICCDRDESRLQRVEHLFPGMPTTTDYQELLESDLDAVAIATPVWTHYPLAKAFLERGKHVFVEKPLTPSSDECVALIELAESRRLALMVGHTFEYTAAVNKIKEIVQSGEIGEVLYINSTRVNLGLFQKDINVIWDLAPHDISIITYVLGKEPVSVNAQGRSHFADGIEDVAMTTLHFEAGPIAFIRNSWIDPNKVRSMIFVGSKKMLVYDDISPNEKIKIYDKGVEKPDYYDDFGSFQFSYRYGDIYIPRIDEHEALGAETAHFIESITTGRTPRSDGYSGLRVIRTIEAACQSLKADGAAVPIAATRETVLQSASS; encoded by the coding sequence ATGATTAAGCTAGGAGTCATCGGATGCGGATACTGGGGCCCCAACCTCATCCGCAACTTCAAAAAAACATCCGGCTGCGATGTAGCCATCTGCTGCGACCGCGACGAAAGCCGGCTGCAGCGCGTCGAGCACCTGTTCCCGGGCATGCCGACGACGACGGACTACCAGGAGCTGCTCGAATCCGACCTCGACGCCGTGGCGATCGCCACGCCGGTCTGGACCCATTATCCGCTCGCGAAGGCGTTTCTCGAACGGGGCAAACACGTGTTTGTCGAAAAACCGCTGACGCCCTCGAGCGACGAGTGCGTCGCGCTGATCGAGCTGGCCGAATCGCGCCGGCTTGCGCTCATGGTGGGCCACACGTTCGAGTACACCGCGGCGGTGAACAAGATCAAGGAAATCGTCCAGAGCGGCGAAATCGGCGAGGTGCTCTACATCAACAGCACCCGCGTGAACCTGGGGCTCTTCCAGAAGGACATCAACGTCATCTGGGACCTCGCGCCGCACGACATCTCGATCATCACGTATGTCCTGGGTAAGGAGCCCGTCTCCGTCAACGCCCAGGGCCGCAGCCACTTCGCCGACGGCATCGAGGATGTCGCGATGACGACGCTGCACTTCGAGGCCGGCCCGATCGCCTTCATCCGCAACAGCTGGATCGACCCGAACAAGGTGCGTTCGATGATCTTCGTCGGTTCGAAGAAGATGCTGGTTTACGACGACATCAGCCCGAACGAAAAGATCAAGATTTACGACAAGGGCGTCGAAAAACCGGATTATTACGACGATTTCGGCTCGTTCCAGTTCTCGTACCGGTACGGGGACATCTACATCCCGCGCATCGACGAGCACGAGGCGCTCGGCGCCGAGACGGCTCACTTCATCGAGAGCATTACGACCGGCCGGACGCCCCGAAGCGATGGATACAGCGGGTTGCGCGTGATCCGCACGATCGAGGCCGCCTGTCAATCCCTCAAGGCCGACGGCGCGGCCGTGCCGATCGCCGCGACGCGGGAAACGGTGCTGCAATCTGCCTCCTCCTAA
- a CDS encoding DapH/DapD/GlmU-related protein yields the protein MNNSRIADDVVLGEDVKIYGFVNLYGCQIGAHSKIGTFVEVQKGARIGRNCKISSHSFVCEGVAIEDGVFVGHGVMFINDLFPRATAADGTLQTEADWTCITTHVMEGASIGSNATILCGVTIGEGALVGAGSVVTKDVPARTVVAGNPARVIRTL from the coding sequence ATGAATAACTCCCGCATCGCCGACGACGTCGTGCTCGGCGAAGATGTCAAGATTTACGGATTTGTAAACCTCTACGGATGCCAGATCGGGGCGCATTCGAAGATCGGTACGTTTGTCGAAGTTCAGAAGGGCGCGCGCATCGGCCGCAATTGCAAGATCTCGAGCCACAGCTTCGTCTGCGAGGGCGTGGCCATCGAGGACGGCGTGTTTGTGGGCCACGGCGTGATGTTCATCAACGACCTCTTCCCCCGCGCCACGGCGGCCGACGGCACGCTGCAGACGGAGGCCGACTGGACCTGCATCACGACGCACGTCATGGAGGGCGCCTCCATCGGGTCGAACGCCACCATTCTGTGCGGCGTGACGATCGGTGAGGGCGCGCTCGTGGGCGCCGGCAGCGTCGTGACGAAAGATGTCCCCGCGCGAACGGTCGTCGCCGGCAACCCCGCCCGGGTCATCCGAACCCTGTAG
- a CDS encoding DegT/DnrJ/EryC1/StrS family aminotransferase gives MEVPFLNLKAQYLAIQEEVQEAIQRVIDKTAFAGGPFVQQFEEAYAAYCQTKHAIGVGSGTSALWLALEGLGIGEGDEVITTPNTFIATAEAISYAGATPVFVDIDEKTYNIDPSLIEEKITARTRAIIPVHLFGQTADLAPILDIARKHGLHVIEDASQAHGALYQGQPAGSIGDVGCFSFYPGKNLGAYGEAGGIVTSNSDLARYIQMVKDHGQSQKYYHDIVGWNDRMDGIQGAVLSVKLKYIDRWNELRRQHAQTYSNLLSDVDGVVLPHVAEYGTHVYHIYAIRVDRRDQVKAEMEKRGVYCGIHYPLPLHLQKAYEDLGHVRGDFPVTERCSDTYLSLPMYPELTHEQIMQVVSVLKASLAAVDGLDIEGDGHASAAAPAYKKTAIIS, from the coding sequence ATGGAAGTACCTTTCTTGAATCTCAAAGCGCAGTATCTGGCCATCCAGGAGGAAGTCCAGGAAGCCATCCAGCGCGTCATCGACAAGACGGCCTTCGCCGGCGGTCCGTTCGTGCAGCAGTTCGAGGAGGCCTATGCGGCCTATTGCCAGACCAAACACGCCATCGGAGTCGGCAGCGGCACCTCGGCGCTCTGGCTCGCGCTCGAAGGGCTGGGCATCGGCGAGGGCGACGAGGTCATCACCACCCCGAACACCTTCATCGCGACGGCCGAAGCCATCAGCTACGCCGGCGCCACGCCCGTCTTCGTCGACATCGACGAAAAGACCTACAACATCGACCCGTCGCTGATCGAGGAGAAAATCACGGCGCGCACCCGCGCCATCATCCCGGTCCACCTCTTCGGCCAGACGGCCGACCTGGCGCCGATCCTCGACATCGCGCGCAAGCACGGGCTGCACGTCATCGAAGACGCGAGCCAGGCGCACGGCGCGCTCTACCAGGGCCAGCCGGCCGGCTCCATCGGCGACGTGGGCTGCTTCAGCTTCTATCCCGGCAAAAACCTGGGCGCCTATGGCGAGGCCGGCGGCATCGTGACCAGCAACAGCGACCTGGCCCGGTACATCCAGATGGTGAAGGACCACGGGCAGTCGCAGAAATACTATCACGACATCGTGGGCTGGAACGACCGCATGGACGGCATCCAGGGCGCGGTGCTTTCCGTCAAGCTCAAATACATCGACCGGTGGAACGAGCTGCGCCGGCAGCATGCGCAGACCTACTCCAACCTCCTGTCCGACGTGGACGGCGTCGTACTGCCGCATGTGGCGGAATACGGCACGCACGTCTATCACATCTACGCCATCCGCGTGGATCGGCGCGATCAGGTCAAGGCCGAGATGGAAAAGCGCGGCGTCTACTGCGGCATCCACTACCCGCTGCCGCTGCACCTCCAGAAAGCGTATGAGGACCTGGGCCACGTGCGGGGCGATTTCCCGGTCACCGAGCGGTGCAGCGACACCTACCTCTCCCTGCCGATGTACCCGGAGCTGACGCACGAGCAGATCATGCAGGTGGTGTCGGTGCTCAAGGCGAGCCTGGCCGCGGTCGACGGACTCGACATCGAGGGCGACGGCCACGCGTCCGCCGCGGCGCCGGCCTACAAGAAGACGGCCATCATTTCCTGA